One stretch of Mastomys coucha isolate ucsf_1 unplaced genomic scaffold, UCSF_Mcou_1 pScaffold12, whole genome shotgun sequence DNA includes these proteins:
- the Dnajc28 gene encoding dnaJ homolog subfamily C member 28, protein MINTARMKMAGILRLLLTNASLIPPGVKMLSDPGSRLLSTHKSKKLREYYMLLNLDEGCSVDDVRETFHKLAKQYHPDTGSIDADSATFIKIEEAYRNVLSHVIKQMHARRNKAEDAEEEEEEEKFKYNTPQHRHYLSFEGVGFGTPSQREKQYRQFRADRAMEQVMDYQRQKLQREYFANSITVKDLRQSKQQKITQAIERLVEDLIQESMAKGDFDNLSGKGKPLKKFSGCSYIDPMTHNLNRILIDNGYQPEWILMQKEIKDTIEQLREALLVSRRKLGNPLSPAEQKQWSQVCEQFQENIRKLNKRINDFNLIVPILTRQKVHFDAQKEIIRVQEMYRAFVEAKQSTEENQSDISQGEEEKTPRVKAGFLNWLNLWKFIKI, encoded by the coding sequence ATGATAAACACAGCGCGCATGAAGATGGCTGGGATCCTGAGACTACTTCTAACAAATGCTTCCTTGATCCCTCCTGGGGTAAAAATGCTTTCAGATCCTGGATCTAGGTTGCTATCAACACATAAATCCAAGAAGCTCAGAGAATATTACATGCTGCTGAATCTAGATGAAGGATGCTCTGTGGACGATGTCAGGGAGACTTTTCATAAGCTTGCCAAGCAGTACCATCCAGACACTGGTTCTATTGACGCTGATTCTGCAACATTTATAAAGATTGAAGAAGCTTATAGGAATGTGCTGTCCCACGTGATAAAACAGATGCATGCCAGACGGAATAAAGCTGAAgatgcagaagaagaagaagaagaagaaaaattcaaatataatacaCCTCAGCACCGACATTACTTAAGCTTCGAAGGTGTTGGCTTTGGGACTCCAAGTCAGCGAGAGAAACAATACAGGCAGTTCAGGGCAGACCGTGCGATGGAGCAGGTGATGGACTATCAAAGGCAGAAGCTTCAGAGGGAGTACTTCGCCAACAGCATAACTGTCAAAGACTTACGGCAGAGCAAACAACAGAAGATAACACAAGCCATCGAGCGCCTGGTGGAGGACCTCATTCAGGAATCCATGGCAAAAGGAGACTTTGACAATCTCAGCGGCAAAGGAAAACCTCTGAAGAAGTTTTCTGGCTGCTCATATATTGATCCCATGACTCACAACCTGAACCGAATATTGATAGATAACGGATACCAACCAGAGTGGATTCTGATGCAGAAGGAAATTAAGGATACCATTGAGCAACTTCGAGAAGCACTTTTAGTGTCTAGGAGGAAGCTTGGGAACCCTCTGTCACCAGCAGAACAGAAACAATGGTCCCAAGTGTGTGAGCAGTTTCAAGAAAACATCCGAAAGCTAAACAAGCGAATTAATGATTTCAACTTGATTGTTCCTATCCTGACCAGGCAGAAAGTCCATTTTGATGCACAGAAAGAAATTATCAGAGTCCAAGAAATGTACAGGGCCTTTGTAGAAGCAAAACAATCcacagaagaaaaccaaagtgaCATTAgccagggagaagaggagaaaacacCCAGAGTCAAGGCAGGCTTTCTAAACTGGCTGAATCTGtggaaatttattaaaatatga